Proteins encoded within one genomic window of Psilocybe cubensis strain MGC-MH-2018 chromosome 2, whole genome shotgun sequence:
- a CDS encoding Hsk1-interacting molecule 1, translating to MATSLPARRPLANRSVQGTSNPSPIKQTRSVSGSKRPHSPDRGDSNANPIAKRVRGTATNEPTASHESRATEKTKREKEKAAQRMEMDLEFKDKYSRAFPGFRFYFDAENITTSTANLKAMISRAGGITDPFFSSSITHVIADKQNTISDKENVKAKSIQSTLKSPIKLLGRGSEACSVVEKAREYGLKVWSTAKLESVLDRTLNSPVPYKQIPSLRQAPIPQQPPQQRLQRLLAKEKTDGNLDRDPSQKRHDYHYFARGSCFVLLEDIRGELATIAAHEYPPYKERDKNAKKPWPVLHCHPLARNPFIPFDEKERRRWERLQKAELDQEEERLARKKRELETMKRKAEAYTHGKGTKDLRRSVSVSNLVRRHSVGGGLNGTGAIDLDADYDDLKSANASGYIAASGNSVGITSTTGTTSTSGRLGRNVPLSNSLTQSLQQHVVTSRKPPSKVKADDIETPGVMGPPIQLPIRQPILKKSKSTNTLKLPKREEGVKPGYCESCRMKFDDFSTHVESKRHRKFAENDDNFFALDQVIQRVQRQKLDEIEEEKYDRDSAFFYDCKLKNRKHHIYASPDRVSAFQ from the exons ATGGCTACATCACTACCCGCCCGACGACCCCTTGCCAATCGTTCCGTGCAAGGCACCTCCAACCCCTCTCCAATTAAACAAACTAGGTCTGTTTCTGGATCTAAACGCCCTCATTCTCCTGACCGTGGCGACTCCAACGCGAATCCCATCGCGAAACGCGTGCGTGGCACCGCCACAAATGAACCCACCGCCTCGCATGAAAGTCGCGCGACAGAGAAAAcgaagagagagaaggagaaggctgCTCAGCGAATGGAAATGGATCTCGAATTCAAGGACAAGTATTCGCGCGCTTTTCCAGGATTTAGATTTTATTTTGACGCTGAAAACATCACAACGAGCACTGCCAACCTCAAGGCAATGATTTCTCGTGCTGGTGGt ATAACCGACCCGTTCTTCTCATCCTCTATAACCCATGTCATTGCAGACAAACAGAACACAATCTCTGATAAAGAAAATGTCAAGGCCAAAAGCATTCAAAGCACGCTCAAAAGCCCTATTAAACTGTTAGGACG TGGCAGTGAAGCATGTAGTGTTGTTGAGAAAGCTCGCGAATATGGCCTTAAAGTTTGGTCTACAGCAAAATTGGAAAGCGTCTTGGATCGGACCCTCAATTCACCAGTACCTTATAAACAGATTCCTAGTCTCCGCCAGGCTCCTATACCCCAACAGCCCCCCCAACAACGACTTCAGCGACTTCTTGCAAAAGAAAAGACCGACGGTAACCTAGACCGCGATCCTTCCCAGAAAAGGCATGATTATCATTACTTTGCACGTGGTTCGTGTTTTGTCCTTCTGGAGGATATTCGTGGCGAATTGGCGACTATTGCGGCCCATGAATATCCCCCCTATAAAGAACGCGATAAAAATGCGAAGAAACCTTGGCCGGTTCTGCATTGTCATCCTTTGGCCAGGAACCCTTTCATACCTTTTGACGAGAAAGAAAGGAGGCGATGGGAACGATTACAAAAAGCCGAGCTGGACCAGGAAGAAGAACGTTTGGcaagaaagaagagagagCTTGAGACCATGAAGCGCAAAGCCGAGGCATATACTCATGGTAAAGGAACCAAGGACCTCAGGCGCTCGGTTTCCGTGAGCAATCTTGTTCGACGCCATTCTGTAGGGGGAGGCCTTAATGGTACTGGAGCAATTGACCTGGACGCTGATTACGATGATCTGAAGTCCGCCAATGCCTCCGGATATATTGCCGCTTCGGGTAATAGTGTTGGTATTACATCTACTACTGGGACTACCTCGACATCTGGACGCTTGGGTCGAAATGTTCCCCTTTCGAATTCGCTAACGCAAAGTTTGCAACAACATGTTGTGACTTCGCGAAAACCACCATCGAAGGTTAAAGCTGATGATATTGAAACACCTGGGGTAATGGGTCCACCCATACAATTGCCTATCAGGCAACCCATTCTCAAGAAGAGCAAAAGCACGAACACGCTGAAACTTCCAAAACGCGAAGAGGGCGTCAAGCCGGGTTACTGTGAAAGTTGCCGGATGAAGTTTGATGACTTCAGCACT CATGTGGAATCCAAGAGGCATAGAAAATTTGCTGAGAATGATGATAACTTTTTCGCtcttgaccaagtcatacaGCGGGTACAGCGACAGAAACTTGACGAgattgaggaagaaaagtACGACCGGGACTCGGCTTTCTTCTATGATTGCAAACTCAAGAACCGCAAACATCATATTTATGCCAGTCCTGATCGTGTATCGGCTTTTCAGTAA
- a CDS encoding S-adenosylmethionine decarboxylase proenzyme, giving the protein MSPDTIDDYQASAPFEGPEKLLEIWFAPSATKVPILDKARGKKTGLRTVSRQTWEDMLDIVKCKVLSTIEGDEMDAYLLSESSFFVSPHRLILKTCGTTLNLLGLPRILEIAAREANLSTVYRFFYSRKSFMFPERQMGPHRDWKQEVEFLDQIFSNGAAYTIGKVNGDHWLLYLTGAEALSTDLSPSITHHMEFEDRHIDYTIEILMSDLSTKARQPFFFSETSADEPGPSPAALAADLSDKLGITAIFPPSLTHLDAYAFQPCGYSSNALIKWGHESLQDNFEHGARTAGHFGEGYYTIHVTPEEGWSYASFECNVPLSTSKISHQAKIPDLKSLIKRVVNIFEPGRITLTLFISSEDNDTGGESAVEAAQRAFKIALAESPRVSNSGGSKKLYKRTDKINYEFGGYDLAFASFELK; this is encoded by the exons ATGTCACCAGATACAATCGACGATTATCAAGCGTCGGCTCCCTTTGAAGGCCCCGAAAAGCTTCTTGAAATATGGTTTGCACCATCAGCTACAAAAGTGCCAATTCTTGACAAAGCTCGAGGTAAAAAGACCGGCCTCCGCACCGTCAGTCGCCAAACATGGGAAGACATGTTGGACATCGTAAAATGCAAGGTTTTGAGCACCATCGAAGGCGATGAAATGGATGCCTACCTTTTAAG TGAATCGTCTTTCTTCGTCTCTCCCCACCGTCTCATCCTCAAAACTTGTGGTACCACCTTGAACCTTCTGGGGCTGCCACGTATACTTGAAATAGCCGCCAGAGAAGCGAATTTATCCACCGTTTATCGATTTTTCTATTCTCGTAAATCGTTCATGTTTCCGGAACGTCAGATGGGTCCCCACCGTGACTGGAAACAAGAGGTCGAATTTCTGGACCAGATTTTCAGCAACGGTGCGGCCTATACCATCGGCAAGGTGAACGGCGATCACTGGCTCCTATACCTTACAGGTGCAGAAGCACTCTCCACCGACCTCAGTCCTTCTATTACCCATCACATGGAGTTTGAAGATCGTCATATCGATTATACCATTGAGATATTAATGAGCGACCTCTCAACAAAAGCTCGGcaacctttctttttctccgAAACGTCTGCCGATGAGCCCGGTCCATCTCCTGCGGCATTGGCGGCTGATCTCTCTGACAAACTTGGAATAACTGCCATCTTTCCACCCTCCCTGACCCATCTCGATGCGTATGCATTTCAGCCCTGCGGTTATTCCTCCAACGCACTCATCAAATGGGGTCACGAATCATTACAAGACAATTTTGAACATGGTGCACGCACAGCAGGGCATTTTGGCGAAGGGTACTACACCATCCATGTTACTCCGGAAGAAGGATGGTCGTATGCCAGCTTTGAGTGCAACGTCCCTCTCTCCACTTCAAAAATATCACATCAAGCCAAAATCCCGGATCTCAAGTCGCTCATTAAACGTGTCGTCAATATCTTCGAACCTGGTAGAATCACTCTCACACTATTTATATCAAGTGAGGATAATGACACAGGAGGAGAGTCTGCTGTCGAAGCCGCGCAACGCGCCTTCAAAATAGCGCTCGCAGAAAGTCCGAGGGTCTCTAACAGCGGTGGATCTAAAAAATTATACAAGAGAACTGACAAGATTAACTACGAATTCGGAGGGTACGACCTTGCGTTTGCTAGCTTCGAATTAAAATGA